In a genomic window of Occallatibacter riparius:
- a CDS encoding metallophosphoesterase family protein, translating into MSKDVVNDAPVPDAHDGIDRRNFLSCMAWAGTGLLWSMVGGVPSARLLGQSKASGRFGGHEDFTFAHISDSHIGFNKGANPDVSGTLRKAIDRANTMAAGMKPPDFLLHTGDITQNSKATEFDTAAELNKSFRGEVFYVPGEHDFIDDGEQYKQRFGKNTVGNGWYSFNHKGVHFVGLNNCVQVDAMGNIGAEQLAWMRSDLAGLSASTPIVVFAHIPLWMVYEKWGWGTGDAAQALALLKRFGSVTVLNGHIHQVMQKVEGNVSFHTAMSTAFPQPAPGAAPNPGPMTVAAGKLASVIGITDVRVVRGHSHLAVVDHTLGEGA; encoded by the coding sequence ATGAGCAAGGACGTTGTGAACGATGCGCCTGTGCCGGACGCGCATGACGGTATTGATCGCCGGAACTTTCTCTCATGCATGGCATGGGCTGGTACCGGGCTGCTGTGGTCGATGGTCGGAGGCGTCCCGAGCGCCCGATTGCTCGGTCAATCTAAGGCGAGTGGACGCTTTGGTGGACATGAAGACTTTACGTTCGCGCATATCAGCGACAGCCACATCGGATTTAACAAAGGCGCAAATCCGGATGTCTCCGGCACGCTGCGCAAGGCCATCGATCGCGCTAACACGATGGCAGCGGGCATGAAGCCGCCGGACTTCCTGCTGCACACCGGCGACATCACGCAGAATTCAAAAGCAACTGAGTTTGACACGGCCGCGGAGTTGAACAAGAGCTTTCGCGGTGAGGTGTTCTATGTGCCGGGCGAGCACGATTTTATCGACGACGGCGAGCAGTACAAGCAGCGCTTTGGCAAGAACACCGTCGGCAACGGCTGGTACAGCTTTAATCACAAGGGAGTTCATTTTGTCGGCCTGAACAACTGCGTTCAAGTCGATGCGATGGGGAACATTGGTGCCGAGCAGCTGGCGTGGATGAGGTCCGATCTGGCTGGGCTTAGCGCATCCACTCCGATCGTGGTATTCGCGCATATTCCGCTTTGGATGGTGTATGAGAAGTGGGGCTGGGGCACCGGGGACGCGGCACAGGCTCTCGCGCTGCTGAAGCGGTTCGGCTCGGTCACTGTTCTCAACGGCCACATTCATCAAGTGATGCAAAAAGTCGAGGGGAATGTGTCGTTTCACACTGCCATGTCGACGGCGTTTCCGCAGCCCGCACCGGGCGCGGCTCCGAATCCTGGGCCGATGACGGTCGCGGCCGGCAAGCTCGCGAGTGTTATTGGCATCACGGATGTGAGAGTGGTGCGCGGGCATTCTCACCTCGCGGTGGTGGATCACACGCTTGGGGAAGGGGCATGA
- a CDS encoding heme-binding domain-containing protein, with protein MTVASKLGIAFAVIVTSVALAQVHPFGDPKRDSQESREGLLQAAGMPDSARRTLVTKCADCHSNATRWPVYSRVAPASWLIERDVAEGRRHMNLSRWHELSSDQQQSLEQEIAQEAKAGEMPPVQYRLLHWTARLNAADRAALGALAPAGDGELGTAKAGDAERGRDLFGGRCTGCHALDADREGPRLRGVYGRRAGSVPGFGYSSALRNSGVTWSDATLERWLSGTDAMVPGNAMEFFVPRAQERADLIAFLKSLH; from the coding sequence ATGACGGTTGCGAGCAAGCTGGGCATCGCGTTCGCCGTCATTGTTACGTCTGTCGCTCTCGCTCAGGTCCATCCGTTCGGCGATCCGAAACGCGACTCTCAGGAGTCGCGTGAAGGCTTGCTTCAGGCGGCAGGAATGCCCGATTCCGCACGCCGCACGTTGGTCACTAAATGCGCTGACTGCCATTCCAACGCGACGCGCTGGCCGGTGTACTCGCGGGTCGCACCGGCATCCTGGCTGATCGAGCGGGATGTGGCGGAGGGGCGCAGGCACATGAATCTGTCGCGCTGGCATGAGTTGTCATCCGATCAGCAGCAGTCACTGGAGCAGGAGATTGCGCAGGAGGCAAAGGCGGGTGAGATGCCTCCGGTGCAGTATCGGCTGCTGCACTGGACGGCGCGCCTGAACGCGGCTGACCGGGCGGCGTTGGGCGCGCTTGCTCCGGCAGGAGATGGCGAGTTGGGGACGGCGAAGGCTGGAGATGCGGAGCGAGGGCGCGACCTTTTCGGCGGACGGTGTACTGGCTGCCATGCACTCGATGCGGATCGGGAAGGGCCGCGGCTGCGCGGAGTGTACGGGAGGCGCGCGGGCTCGGTGCCTGGTTTCGGGTACTCGTCGGCATTGAGGAATTCAGGAGTGACCTGGTCCGACGCCACTCTGGAACGATGGCTCAGCGGCACGGATGCGATGGTGCCGGGCAATGCTATGGAGTTCTTTGTTCCGAGGGCACAGGAGCGAGCCGATCTGATCGCCTTCCTAAAGTCGTTGCACTAG
- a CDS encoding RelA/SpoT family protein: MATVRQTIPDASAPAAETAVQGTPAPARPESKPPKSRRNLTQADIDQRFESLLRQVLANRPNEDVCLIRKAWEFCVQHHAGQMRASGEPYIIHPLEVAEVLVEMKLDATAIAAGLLHDAVEDTPATSDEIAVNFGDQVAHIVEGVTKIDKIQFANREDRQAENVRKMLLAMVTDIRVVLIKLADRLHNMRTLEHLKPDRQEAIARETMDIYAPLAHRLGMGKVRGELEDLAFRYTDPVSYEKMSQAVEARRVEGEQFLRTVEDILNEQLRENNIDARVEWRIKRLYSIFQKIQRQRSSFDQVYDFLAIRVITQDVGACYAVFGLIHSIWRPVPGRIKDFIAIPRANRYQSLHTTVIGEGGHQFEVQIRTEEMHRIAEEGIAAHWKYKAKGDPVTARDEERLAWIRQLVEWQKEMTDPNEFLSSLKMDLYPDEVYTFTPKGKVVVVPADGTPVDFAYTIHTEVGHTCVGAKVNGRMVPLRTKLRTGDIVEIVTQKDHKPSRDWLTFVKSPRARNKIKHWLNEDQRRRAVDIGRKLLEKEARRYKVPMAQLSDQDLGRIANEYGVATAADLLATLGQGKHSAHQVLNKLAPGMVHQPGEDVAAEPQPGEMSEAVRKLHLTGSDSLQVEGQNDLLVYRARCCNPIRGEEIVGYVTRGKGVAVHARSCPNVQNLLYESDRRIAVEWSRVGDETPGRRQRYPVKITVFCDDRAGMLKELTAVISDDDTNIRGVDTKHDKNGEAAVEFVVEAEDLRHLNKMVLGLRRVPGVRSVQRTQKI; encoded by the coding sequence ATGGCGACGGTCCGGCAGACCATACCCGATGCCTCTGCCCCTGCAGCTGAGACTGCGGTTCAGGGGACTCCGGCCCCGGCGCGGCCCGAATCAAAGCCGCCCAAATCTCGCCGCAACCTAACCCAGGCCGACATCGATCAGCGCTTCGAGAGCCTTCTGCGCCAGGTGCTGGCGAATCGCCCCAATGAAGACGTTTGCCTAATCCGTAAAGCCTGGGAATTCTGCGTCCAGCACCACGCCGGCCAGATGCGGGCCTCCGGCGAGCCCTACATCATCCATCCGCTTGAAGTGGCGGAAGTTCTTGTCGAGATGAAGCTCGACGCCACGGCCATCGCCGCCGGGCTTCTCCACGATGCGGTTGAGGACACCCCCGCCACCAGCGACGAAATCGCCGTCAACTTCGGCGACCAGGTAGCCCACATCGTCGAGGGCGTCACCAAGATCGACAAGATCCAATTCGCCAACCGCGAAGACCGGCAGGCTGAGAACGTCCGCAAGATGCTTCTCGCCATGGTCACCGACATTCGCGTGGTGCTCATCAAGCTCGCCGATCGCCTGCACAATATGCGGACCCTTGAGCACCTCAAGCCCGACCGCCAGGAAGCTATCGCCCGCGAGACCATGGACATCTACGCCCCCCTGGCCCACCGCCTCGGTATGGGCAAGGTGCGCGGCGAACTCGAAGATCTCGCGTTCCGCTACACTGATCCGGTCAGCTACGAAAAGATGTCGCAGGCCGTCGAAGCCCGCCGCGTCGAGGGCGAGCAGTTCCTGCGCACTGTTGAAGACATTCTGAACGAGCAGTTGCGTGAGAACAACATCGACGCCCGCGTCGAATGGCGCATCAAGCGCCTCTACTCCATCTTCCAGAAGATCCAGCGCCAGCGCAGCTCGTTCGACCAGGTCTACGACTTCCTCGCTATCCGCGTCATAACCCAGGACGTCGGCGCTTGCTACGCCGTCTTCGGTCTCATCCACTCAATATGGCGACCGGTCCCCGGCCGCATCAAGGACTTCATCGCCATCCCCCGCGCCAACCGCTACCAGTCGCTGCACACCACGGTCATCGGCGAGGGGGGGCACCAGTTCGAGGTACAGATCCGCACAGAGGAGATGCACCGCATCGCCGAGGAAGGCATCGCGGCACACTGGAAGTACAAGGCCAAGGGTGACCCCGTCACCGCCCGCGACGAAGAGCGTCTCGCCTGGATCCGCCAACTCGTCGAGTGGCAGAAGGAGATGACCGATCCCAACGAATTCCTCTCCAGCCTGAAGATGGACCTCTATCCCGACGAGGTTTACACCTTCACGCCCAAGGGGAAGGTCGTTGTGGTTCCGGCAGACGGCACTCCTGTCGATTTTGCCTACACCATCCACACTGAAGTCGGACACACCTGTGTCGGCGCGAAGGTCAACGGTCGCATGGTGCCGCTCCGCACCAAGCTCCGCACCGGCGACATCGTCGAGATCGTCACCCAGAAAGACCACAAGCCCAGCCGCGACTGGCTCACCTTCGTCAAGAGTCCGCGCGCCCGCAACAAGATTAAGCACTGGCTCAATGAAGACCAGCGCCGCCGCGCCGTCGACATCGGCCGCAAGCTCCTTGAAAAAGAAGCCCGCCGCTACAAGGTGCCCATGGCGCAGCTCTCTGACCAGGACCTCGGCCGCATCGCCAACGAGTATGGAGTCGCGACTGCCGCTGACCTGCTCGCGACGCTGGGCCAAGGCAAGCACTCCGCGCATCAGGTGCTCAACAAGCTCGCGCCCGGCATGGTCCACCAGCCCGGGGAAGATGTTGCCGCTGAGCCCCAGCCCGGCGAGATGTCCGAGGCCGTCCGCAAGCTGCACCTCACGGGCTCTGACTCTCTCCAAGTTGAAGGCCAGAATGATCTGCTCGTCTATCGAGCGCGATGTTGCAATCCCATCCGCGGCGAAGAGATCGTGGGTTACGTCACCCGCGGCAAAGGCGTGGCCGTTCACGCGCGCAGTTGTCCTAACGTGCAGAACCTGCTTTACGAGAGCGACCGCCGCATCGCCGTAGAGTGGTCCCGAGTAGGCGACGAAACACCCGGCCGCCGCCAGCGCTACCCCGTCAAGATCACCGTCTTCTGCGACGACCGCGCCGGCATGTTGAAAGAACTCACCGCCGTCATCTCTGACGACGACACCAACATCCGCGGCGTCGATACCAAGCACGACAAGAACGGCGAAGCCGCTGTGGAATTCGTCGTCGAAGCCGAAGACCTGCGCCATCTCAACAAGATGGTCCTCGGCCTCCGCCGCGTTCCCGGCGTTCGCTCCGTTCAGCGCACCCAGAAAATCTGA
- a CDS encoding c-type cytochrome: MLKRFAVIAAAAALFMAAGYANDNKGKVTVPVERVNPTDGKLMYNSYCAPCHGTDGRGAGPVAGALKSQPTDLTILAKANNGKFPDAHLVSVLQFGSSLPAHGSAQMPVWGQLLGKIDTVHKQDTQLRIANLSHYLQSIQAK, translated from the coding sequence ATGTTGAAACGCTTCGCAGTCATAGCCGCCGCAGCTGCTCTTTTTATGGCTGCCGGTTATGCCAATGACAACAAAGGAAAAGTGACCGTTCCCGTGGAGCGGGTAAATCCCACGGATGGCAAACTTATGTACAACAGCTACTGCGCGCCGTGCCATGGCACGGACGGACGCGGGGCTGGACCGGTTGCCGGTGCTTTGAAGTCGCAGCCGACCGACCTGACAATCCTGGCCAAGGCCAACAACGGGAAGTTTCCGGATGCGCATCTCGTATCAGTGCTGCAGTTTGGCTCGAGCCTGCCCGCGCACGGGAGCGCACAAATGCCGGTGTGGGGCCAGCTTCTTGGTAAGATAGACACCGTTCACAAGCAGGACACGCAGCTCAGAATCGCGAATCTGAGCCACTACCTGCAGAGCATTCAGGCGAAGTAA
- a CDS encoding class I SAM-dependent rRNA methyltransferase, with product MPKPAKTSKGKLKAPASRTGGAPSDFQARNSGKSQKPGGAEVSTKPKRTPAPASGGPSAFGARISQRAADRLRSGHVWVYASDVESLETGGESAPALLPVADNRGLLLGTALYSPYSQIALRLVSHEAIGGRVWLGLLESRLRKAIAGRAALLGENTNACRLVFSEADEIPGLVADRYGDLVILQLLTRGLDSAAVRDACVRVLREELSPAAILERPDPRVRELEGLSAPGLAPLWAKDAESQLTSTVFRLNGLEFFYDANGGQKTGAFLDQRANYLATANWAERLNTTGRALDVCTYQGGFALHLARVCRQVTGIDASRASLEVAEKNLERNRARLKAEVDWVDADAFDLLRDWSDAKESFDTIVLDPPAFAKTKRAVEGALRGYKELNLRALKMIRPGGLLVTCSCSHHVGWSDLEGAVASAAADAHRRVRILERRGAALDHPVVLNLPESEYLKCLVLEVD from the coding sequence ATGCCAAAACCAGCGAAAACATCGAAAGGCAAATTGAAGGCGCCCGCGTCCAGAACAGGCGGGGCGCCTTCTGATTTTCAGGCTAGGAATTCGGGTAAGTCTCAGAAGCCTGGGGGAGCGGAAGTTTCAACGAAGCCAAAGAGGACGCCGGCTCCGGCTTCGGGTGGCCCATCTGCTTTCGGTGCACGGATAAGCCAGCGGGCGGCCGACCGGCTGCGCAGCGGACATGTGTGGGTGTACGCGTCGGATGTGGAGAGTCTGGAGACGGGGGGTGAGTCCGCTCCCGCTCTGCTGCCGGTTGCGGATAATCGCGGCCTTCTGCTGGGAACCGCGCTCTACAGTCCGTATTCGCAGATTGCGCTGCGGCTGGTGTCGCACGAGGCGATCGGCGGGAGAGTGTGGCTGGGGCTGCTGGAGTCGAGATTACGGAAGGCGATTGCCGGCCGCGCGGCTTTGCTGGGCGAGAACACGAATGCGTGCAGGCTGGTCTTCAGCGAGGCAGATGAGATTCCCGGGCTGGTAGCTGACCGGTACGGCGACCTGGTGATTCTGCAACTGCTGACGCGGGGACTGGATTCGGCGGCCGTGCGAGATGCCTGCGTGCGGGTGCTGCGCGAGGAGCTGTCGCCGGCGGCGATTTTGGAGCGGCCGGATCCCAGGGTGCGCGAACTGGAGGGGCTGTCGGCTCCGGGGCTGGCGCCGCTGTGGGCGAAGGACGCCGAGTCTCAGTTGACCAGCACGGTCTTCCGGCTGAATGGACTGGAATTCTTCTACGACGCGAATGGCGGCCAGAAGACCGGGGCGTTCCTCGATCAGCGTGCCAATTACCTGGCGACTGCGAATTGGGCGGAACGGCTGAATACGACAGGGCGGGCGCTGGACGTCTGCACCTACCAAGGCGGCTTTGCACTGCACCTGGCGCGCGTGTGCCGGCAGGTGACGGGCATCGATGCCTCCCGGGCATCGCTCGAAGTTGCGGAGAAGAATCTGGAACGAAACCGGGCACGTCTGAAGGCCGAAGTGGACTGGGTCGACGCCGACGCATTCGATCTTTTGCGCGACTGGTCAGATGCGAAGGAAAGCTTCGACACGATCGTGCTGGATCCGCCGGCGTTTGCAAAGACGAAGCGAGCGGTAGAAGGCGCGCTCCGCGGCTACAAGGAGCTGAACCTGAGGGCGCTGAAGATGATCCGACCCGGCGGGCTGCTCGTGACGTGTTCCTGCTCGCATCACGTGGGTTGGAGCGATCTGGAAGGCGCCGTGGCTTCGGCTGCGGCCGACGCGCACCGGCGCGTGCGGATCCTGGAGAGGCGCGGGGCGGCGCTGGATCATCCGGTGGTGCTGAATCTGCCCGAGAGCGAGTATCTGAAGTGCCTGGTGCTTGAGGTGGATTAG
- a CDS encoding plasmid mobilization protein: MSAFAQPSPGHRSFAGMLADIASPEKKFPPARDLDGLAEDIATLTYEHALKTHARYRPSSDHALSPEAQPSQPAFPASLPLFDSSPASADLPQRTAPLSAQASSLCTDAAGRKSASVTVRLTRAENDQLRQRAGEAGLTISAYLRSCAFEVESLRTQVKQTIAEMRHTEPTPAQSPQHQSRLTRLFSWKKRSAA, from the coding sequence ATGTCAGCTTTCGCACAGCCCTCCCCCGGTCATCGCAGCTTTGCAGGAATGCTGGCTGACATCGCCTCCCCGGAGAAGAAGTTCCCTCCGGCACGCGACCTCGATGGTCTCGCCGAGGACATCGCTACACTCACCTACGAACATGCGCTCAAGACGCATGCACGGTATCGGCCCTCTTCAGATCATGCGTTGAGCCCGGAAGCGCAGCCCTCACAGCCTGCGTTTCCGGCCAGTTTGCCGCTGTTTGATTCCAGCCCCGCCTCTGCTGACCTCCCGCAACGCACAGCGCCACTCTCCGCCCAGGCATCGTCGCTCTGTACCGATGCTGCTGGCCGCAAGTCAGCCAGCGTGACTGTCCGCCTCACGCGCGCCGAAAATGACCAACTGCGCCAGCGTGCCGGGGAAGCCGGTCTCACCATTTCCGCTTACCTACGTTCCTGCGCTTTTGAAGTGGAGAGCCTGCGTACCCAGGTGAAGCAGACCATCGCGGAAATGCGGCACACGGAACCAACGCCCGCGCAGTCCCCGCAGCACCAGAGTCGGCTCACTCGCCTTTTCTCATGGAAGAAGCGTTCAGCCGCCTAA
- a CDS encoding sensor domain-containing phosphodiesterase produces MSEQFFEEEGARLAALDATGILDTPPDPAFDAITRLAAEYFNADTALIGFADETRYWVKSHWGEALREIPRQGSLFEMILASDAPCQVPGLHEWARSAGHWKQVNDRNFAFAASVPVRSSERLILGSLTLLYRHEHRSLTASELQSLENMAEMVSAQLELQRLRRICASQPARHVQAFRPNTEAWPRSADLRRALERREFVLHYQPEVDLASRRIVGLEALIRWHHPDRGLVSPMDFIPAAEESGMILPIGDWGLAEACNQIQVWREEDPRHGSLRVCVNLSARQFLREGLADHVETLLMQSGTSSRQLGLEMTESSLIPNMGTAVEVLGGLRSLGISLSMDDFGTGYSSLSNLHSFPFDVLKIDRSFVGRMSDGDQPLQIVRTIIELARVLGMDVVAEGIETRDQYRLLRQMGCRYGQGYLFAKPMPAREISHLLRLPGRVLPDPECAPTAYVA; encoded by the coding sequence TTGAGCGAACAGTTCTTTGAGGAAGAAGGAGCGCGGCTGGCTGCTCTGGATGCCACCGGAATTCTGGATACCCCACCCGATCCTGCGTTTGATGCCATTACGCGTCTCGCGGCCGAATACTTCAATGCTGACACCGCTCTCATCGGCTTTGCTGACGAGACGCGCTACTGGGTGAAATCGCACTGGGGCGAAGCACTCCGCGAGATTCCCCGCCAGGGATCCCTTTTCGAAATGATTCTCGCCAGCGACGCTCCGTGCCAGGTCCCCGGCCTGCATGAATGGGCGCGGTCTGCCGGACATTGGAAACAGGTGAACGACCGCAACTTCGCCTTTGCAGCCAGCGTCCCGGTGCGCTCCAGTGAACGCCTGATCCTCGGCTCTCTCACACTCTTGTACAGACACGAGCATCGCAGCCTCACGGCTTCCGAACTCCAGTCGCTCGAGAACATGGCGGAGATGGTTTCCGCTCAGCTTGAGTTGCAGCGGCTGCGTCGCATCTGTGCGAGTCAGCCGGCGCGCCACGTCCAGGCTTTCCGCCCGAACACTGAAGCCTGGCCACGTAGTGCCGATCTGCGCCGCGCGCTCGAGCGCCGCGAATTCGTGCTCCATTACCAGCCTGAAGTTGACCTCGCCTCGCGCCGCATCGTCGGCCTTGAAGCGCTCATTCGCTGGCATCATCCTGACCGCGGACTCGTCTCTCCCATGGACTTCATTCCGGCCGCCGAGGAAAGTGGCATGATTCTGCCCATTGGCGACTGGGGCCTCGCCGAGGCTTGCAACCAGATCCAGGTCTGGCGCGAAGAAGATCCGCGCCACGGCTCCCTGCGCGTCTGCGTGAATCTTTCCGCGCGGCAGTTCCTTCGCGAGGGACTCGCCGACCACGTAGAGACGCTCCTCATGCAGTCTGGAACTTCCAGCCGCCAGCTCGGTCTCGAGATGACCGAGTCGAGTCTTATCCCCAACATGGGAACTGCCGTCGAAGTCCTCGGCGGCCTGCGCTCCCTGGGAATCTCTCTTTCGATGGACGACTTCGGCACCGGCTACAGCTCGCTGTCGAACCTGCATTCCTTCCCGTTCGATGTACTCAAGATCGACCGCTCCTTCGTCGGCCGCATGTCTGATGGCGACCAGCCATTGCAGATCGTTCGCACTATCATCGAGCTCGCGCGCGTGCTGGGCATGGATGTCGTCGCCGAAGGCATCGAGACGCGCGACCAGTACCGACTTCTCCGCCAGATGGGCTGCCGATACGGGCAGGGCTACCTGTTCGCGAAGCCCATGCCCGCAAGAGAGATCAGCCACCTACTCCGCTTGCCCGGCCGCGTTCTCCCCGACCCCGAGTGCGCCCCCACCGCCTACGTCGCGTGA
- a CDS encoding prolyl oligopeptidase family serine peptidase, producing MRRLLVLSLVLCATLTHAQAIHGRDGITLPPPPEVEKQPVIDNYFGTKITDDYRWLEDAKSAETRKFIDEQNVYTQRYLKQAKIRTQLLDDLDGLEHVSRWSLPIERNGNYFFLKRIAGEDQASIYVRRSWTAKDERLVDPAQLSRDPNTSLTLSAVSRDASMIVYGERAGGADETVLHILDVKTKKTLEDELPSALYRSVSFTPDGKAIFYCKQTRKGTLMYEHFIGTRNSKDALIFGNEFRGEQLGPIDLFTASVTEDWRYLVITINRGVPAKRVDIVYRDLTKADSPFDLIVWGIDSRFSAIHAGNGWYVKTDYHAPNGCILKADLGGIMPDVWAKVVPEGADVIDDFSIVGSRIYVKRLKDVKTEISAYTLAGKPAGTVDFDGMGSASAIQGHAGERYGFFSFESFIQPPTLYRLDTATGKREVFAQPKVPFDTAQFDLKQVFYQSKDGTRIPMFIAGKKGLKQDGSERLLMTGYGGFNLSMAPRWNPAWAWWMLQGGWFAQPNMRGGGEYGEKWHEQAMFEKKQNVFDDWFAAATYLIDKKYTSADHFAITGRSNGGLLMGASMTQHPELFAAIWCGYPLLDMLRYQKFEQGPQWTTEYGSADDEQQFPYLLKYSPYQNVKQGTPYPAIMFFTGDNDTRVDPLHARKMTPLMQAASTSGRPILLHYSVKGGHSDGVSVEQQIEDDADQLAFLWTESGLVKASAHAK from the coding sequence ATGAGGCGTCTTCTCGTTCTCAGCCTTGTTCTTTGCGCCACTCTTACTCACGCCCAAGCCATTCACGGCCGCGATGGCATTACTCTGCCGCCCCCTCCTGAAGTCGAAAAACAGCCGGTCATCGACAACTACTTCGGCACCAAAATCACCGACGACTACCGCTGGCTCGAAGACGCGAAGAGCGCAGAAACGCGAAAGTTCATCGACGAGCAGAACGTCTATACACAGCGGTATTTGAAGCAGGCCAAGATCCGCACGCAGCTTCTCGATGATCTCGACGGCCTCGAGCATGTGTCGCGCTGGTCGCTGCCCATCGAGCGCAACGGCAATTACTTCTTCCTCAAGCGCATCGCCGGCGAAGACCAGGCATCCATCTACGTGCGCCGCAGCTGGACCGCGAAGGACGAGCGCCTCGTCGATCCGGCGCAGCTCAGCCGCGATCCCAATACATCGCTCACACTTTCGGCCGTTTCACGCGACGCGTCAATGATCGTCTATGGCGAGCGCGCCGGCGGCGCCGATGAGACCGTGCTGCACATCCTCGACGTGAAAACGAAGAAGACGCTCGAAGATGAGCTGCCCTCTGCTCTTTACCGATCCGTGAGCTTCACCCCCGACGGCAAAGCCATCTTCTATTGCAAGCAGACCCGCAAGGGCACGCTGATGTACGAGCACTTCATCGGCACGCGCAATTCAAAGGACGCGCTGATCTTTGGCAACGAATTTCGCGGCGAGCAACTGGGGCCCATCGATCTGTTCACCGCCAGCGTTACCGAGGACTGGCGCTATCTCGTCATCACCATCAACCGCGGCGTTCCCGCCAAGCGGGTCGACATCGTCTATCGCGACCTCACCAAGGCCGACTCGCCGTTTGACCTCATCGTGTGGGGAATCGACAGCCGCTTCTCCGCCATTCACGCGGGCAACGGCTGGTATGTGAAGACGGACTATCACGCACCCAATGGCTGCATCCTCAAAGCCGATCTCGGCGGCATCATGCCTGATGTTTGGGCCAAGGTCGTTCCCGAAGGCGCTGATGTTATCGACGATTTCTCCATCGTCGGCAGCAGAATTTACGTCAAGCGCCTGAAGGACGTGAAGACCGAGATCTCCGCCTACACGTTGGCTGGCAAGCCCGCCGGCACAGTTGACTTCGACGGCATGGGATCAGCATCCGCCATCCAGGGCCACGCAGGCGAGCGGTACGGCTTCTTCAGCTTTGAGTCGTTCATCCAGCCGCCCACGCTCTACCGGCTCGACACAGCCACCGGCAAGCGCGAAGTGTTCGCACAGCCCAAGGTCCCCTTCGACACCGCGCAATTCGATCTCAAGCAGGTCTTCTATCAGTCGAAAGACGGCACGCGCATCCCCATGTTCATCGCCGGAAAGAAGGGCCTGAAGCAGGACGGCTCCGAACGCCTGCTGATGACCGGCTACGGCGGATTCAATCTCAGCATGGCCCCACGCTGGAACCCCGCGTGGGCGTGGTGGATGCTGCAAGGCGGATGGTTCGCGCAGCCCAACATGCGTGGCGGCGGCGAGTACGGTGAGAAGTGGCACGAGCAGGCGATGTTCGAGAAAAAGCAGAATGTCTTCGACGACTGGTTCGCCGCAGCTACATATCTCATCGACAAGAAGTACACGTCAGCGGATCACTTCGCCATCACCGGCCGTTCCAACGGCGGCCTGCTCATGGGCGCGTCCATGACGCAGCACCCTGAGCTCTTCGCCGCCATCTGGTGCGGCTATCCGCTGCTCGATATGCTGCGCTACCAGAAGTTCGAGCAGGGCCCGCAGTGGACCACCGAGTACGGCTCGGCCGACGACGAACAGCAGTTTCCTTATCTGCTCAAGTACTCGCCCTATCAAAACGTGAAGCAGGGCACGCCTTACCCCGCCATCATGTTCTTCACTGGCGACAACGACACGCGTGTCGATCCGCTACATGCGCGCAAGATGACGCCGCTCATGCAGGCTGCTTCAACCAGCGGCCGTCCCATTCTGCTGCACTACAGCGTGAAGGGCGGCCACTCTGACGGCGTCAGCGTGGAGCAGCAGATCGAAGACGATGCAGACCAACTTGCCTTCCTGTGGACCGAAAGTGGTCTCGTGAAGGCAAGCGCACACGCGAAGTAG
- a CDS encoding bactofilin family protein, producing the protein MWKPSQPEQPVSNTPPEPVRPAPPSSSVETARSAGVTAGDQATISKGLFIKGEISGSESLFIDGKVEGSVNLNGNRVTVGRNGHVAASITAREVVVLGKVRGNVTATDRVDIRAEGALTGDVAAARISIEDGAFFKGGIDIRKPDAKNQPAAASASEPAKAHA; encoded by the coding sequence ATGTGGAAACCAAGCCAACCCGAGCAGCCCGTGTCCAACACTCCGCCCGAGCCGGTGCGCCCGGCTCCGCCCTCGTCGTCCGTCGAAACCGCCAGAAGCGCGGGTGTGACCGCTGGTGACCAGGCCACCATCAGCAAGGGCCTGTTTATCAAGGGCGAAATCTCCGGCTCCGAATCGCTGTTTATTGATGGCAAGGTTGAGGGCAGCGTGAACTTGAACGGCAACCGCGTCACCGTTGGACGCAACGGCCATGTCGCCGCCAGTATCACCGCGCGCGAAGTCGTTGTGCTCGGCAAGGTGCGCGGCAACGTCACCGCCACTGACCGCGTGGACATCCGTGCCGAAGGCGCCCTCACCGGCGATGTAGCCGCGGCGCGTATCAGCATTGAAGACGGCGCGTTCTTCAAGGGCGGCATCGACATTCGCAAGCCCGATGCCAAGAACCAGCCCGCCGCTGCTTCGGCCAGCGAGCCTGCCAAAGCGCACGCCTAG